The proteins below are encoded in one region of Sporosarcina sp. FSL K6-1508:
- the prmC gene encoding peptide chain release factor N(5)-glutamine methyltransferase — protein sequence MTEKIYEALQRASSLLEKKGHEPNAAQLLMEFITNKSRASLLADLREPLTAAQHKSFWDKTTELLEGKPVQYVIGEESFYGYIFKVDENVLIPRPETEELVYGALERSEKLFATKKISIADIGTGSGAIAISIKKEWPEASVTATDISEGALAIAKGNAKANGANVNFLQGDLTAPIAQEKWDVVLSNPPYIAHEEATLMSGIVLDHEPHNALFADEDGLYFYRKLAENLPPLMNKPSLIAVEIGYMQGPAVHKLFKDSFPEAIVETVKDINGKDRMIFCETRE from the coding sequence ATGACTGAAAAAATTTATGAAGCTCTCCAGCGGGCTTCTTCTTTATTAGAAAAAAAAGGGCATGAACCGAATGCGGCGCAACTTCTCATGGAATTCATCACAAACAAGTCCAGGGCTTCTTTACTTGCTGATTTGCGCGAACCGCTTACGGCTGCCCAGCACAAAAGCTTTTGGGATAAAACCACTGAACTGCTCGAAGGGAAACCTGTTCAATATGTCATCGGTGAAGAAAGTTTTTACGGCTACATCTTCAAAGTTGATGAAAATGTTCTTATTCCGCGCCCAGAAACGGAAGAACTCGTTTACGGTGCACTTGAACGAAGTGAAAAACTCTTCGCCACTAAAAAGATTAGCATCGCCGATATCGGAACGGGTAGCGGCGCAATCGCGATTTCAATCAAAAAAGAATGGCCCGAAGCTAGCGTTACTGCAACGGATATCAGTGAAGGGGCGCTTGCAATCGCGAAGGGCAATGCAAAAGCGAACGGCGCGAATGTCAATTTTCTTCAAGGTGACCTCACTGCACCCATTGCACAGGAAAAATGGGACGTTGTGTTATCAAATCCGCCCTATATCGCGCATGAAGAAGCGACTCTGATGTCAGGCATCGTTCTCGATCACGAACCGCACAACGCTCTATTCGCGGATGAAGACGGACTATACTTTTATCGGAAACTTGCCGAAAACTTGCCGCCTCTTATGAACAAGCCTTCCCTCATCGCAGTTGAAATCGGCTATATGCAAGGACCGGCTGTGCATAAGTTGTTCAAAGACTCATTCCCGGAAGCTATAGTTGAAACGGTAAAAGATATTAATGGAAAAGATCGAATGATATTTTGCGAGACTCGTGAATAA
- the prfA gene encoding peptide chain release factor 1 yields the protein MFERLQAVEDRYDHLNEMLSDPAVVSDMTKLREYSIEQSGLQEKVETYRGYKSAKTELKNAKEMLNEHLDDDMKELVKMEVSELEDSIESFEEKLKILLVPKDPNDNKNVIMEIRGAAGGDEAALFAGSLFRMYSRYAEMNHWKVEVLDSSPTELGGFKEIIFLINGTGAYSKLKYENGAHRVQRVPETESGGRTHTSTATVACLPEAEEVEIVIHEKDIRTDTYASSGPGGQSVNTTMSAVRLTHLPTGITVSIQDEKSQIKNKEKAMKVLRARVSDKFTREIQDEYDEKRKSAVGTGDRSERIRTYNFPQNRVTDHRIGLTIQKLDQIIEGKLDDVIDALILEEQAYRLESLDRND from the coding sequence ATGTTTGAAAGGTTACAAGCAGTAGAAGACCGATATGATCATCTGAATGAAATGCTCAGTGATCCAGCGGTAGTAAGTGATATGACAAAGCTTCGCGAGTATTCAATAGAACAATCCGGTTTGCAGGAAAAAGTCGAAACGTATCGTGGCTATAAAAGTGCAAAAACGGAACTTAAAAACGCTAAAGAAATGCTGAACGAACATCTTGACGATGACATGAAAGAACTCGTCAAAATGGAAGTATCCGAGCTTGAAGATAGTATTGAGTCATTTGAGGAAAAACTGAAAATATTGCTTGTGCCGAAAGATCCGAACGATAATAAAAACGTCATCATGGAAATTCGGGGGGCAGCAGGCGGTGATGAGGCGGCGCTATTCGCCGGTAGCTTATTCCGCATGTACAGCCGCTATGCGGAAATGAATCATTGGAAAGTTGAAGTGTTGGATTCATCCCCGACAGAACTCGGCGGCTTTAAAGAAATTATTTTCCTGATAAATGGAACAGGCGCCTACTCGAAATTGAAATATGAAAACGGGGCACACCGCGTGCAACGGGTACCGGAAACTGAATCCGGCGGGCGTACGCATACGTCGACAGCGACCGTCGCATGCCTTCCTGAAGCGGAAGAAGTTGAAATTGTCATCCATGAAAAAGATATACGAACAGATACCTATGCATCATCAGGTCCTGGAGGCCAATCGGTCAACACAACGATGTCCGCTGTCCGATTGACACATCTTCCAACTGGTATCACCGTCTCGATTCAAGATGAAAAATCGCAAATCAAAAATAAAGAAAAAGCAATGAAAGTATTACGGGCGCGTGTTTCCGATAAATTCACACGTGAAATACAAGACGAGTACGATGAAAAAAGAAAATCAGCAGTCGGTACAGGTGACCGTTCAGAGCGGATACGCACATACAACTTCCCACAAAACAGGGTGACCGATCACCGTATAGGCTTGACCATTCAGAAACTCGATCAAATTATCGAAGGAAAACTCGATGATGTCATCGATGCACTTATTCTAGAAGAACAGGCATATCGCCTGGAAAGCTTGGATCGCAATGACTGA
- a CDS encoding thymidine kinase: MYAAMQGGWIEVICGSMFSGKSEELIRRIRRSQFAKQKIVVFKPEIDDRFSEEAVVSHNGTTVIANPIANSNHIEQFVTDDYDVIAIDEAQFFDEGIVDVVMELANRGFRVIVAGLDQDFRGEPFGPMPRLMAVAEHVTKLQAVCTVCGSPSSRTQRLINGIPAGYDDPIILVGASEAYEPRCRKHHEVPKGVTAAAAIAKG, encoded by the coding sequence GGCAGTATGTTTTCGGGGAAGTCTGAGGAATTAATCAGGCGGATTAGACGATCGCAGTTTGCCAAACAGAAAATCGTGGTATTTAAACCGGAAATCGATGATCGTTTCAGCGAAGAAGCCGTCGTCAGCCATAATGGGACAACTGTTATCGCAAATCCTATCGCCAACTCAAATCATATTGAGCAGTTTGTTACCGATGATTATGACGTCATCGCTATCGACGAAGCTCAATTTTTTGACGAAGGTATCGTCGACGTGGTGATGGAATTGGCAAATCGCGGATTCCGTGTTATCGTCGCAGGACTTGATCAGGATTTCCGCGGCGAACCATTCGGACCGATGCCTCGTCTTATGGCAGTTGCCGAACACGTAACGAAACTGCAAGCTGTCTGCACGGTATGCGGCTCGCCTTCGAGCAGAACACAACGGCTCATTAACGGCATACCTGCCGGCTATGATGATCCTATCATCCTGGTAGGTGCCTCAGAAGCCTACGAACCACGATGCCGCAAGCATCATGAAGTGCCAAAAGGTGTAACGGCGGCTGCAGCAATTGCAAAAGGATAA